Proteins from one Stenotrophomonas aracearum genomic window:
- a CDS encoding F0F1 ATP synthase subunit B, whose product MEIGFTLVAQALAFAGLIWIIATKIWPPLMNAIEERQQKIAEGLAAADRSQKDLAQAQEKVNEALKDARTKANEIIDQAHARANQIVDAAKNEAIVEANRQKELAHAEIEAAANRAREDLRKQVSVLAVTGAEKLLKREIDANAHKALLDELASEI is encoded by the coding sequence ATGGAAATCGGTTTTACCCTCGTTGCCCAGGCACTGGCGTTCGCCGGTCTGATCTGGATCATCGCGACCAAGATCTGGCCGCCGCTGATGAACGCCATCGAAGAGCGCCAGCAGAAGATCGCTGAAGGCCTCGCCGCTGCCGACCGCAGCCAGAAGGATCTGGCCCAGGCGCAGGAAAAGGTCAACGAAGCACTGAAGGACGCGCGCACCAAGGCCAACGAGATCATCGACCAGGCCCATGCCCGCGCCAACCAGATCGTTGACGCCGCCAAGAATGAAGCCATCGTCGAAGCGAACCGCCAGAAAGAACTGGCCCACGCCGAGATCGAGGCTGCCGCAAACCGTGCCCGCGAAGATCTGCGCAAGCAGGTGTCCGTGCTGGCCGTGACCGGTGCCGAAAAGCTGCTCAAGCGCGAAATCGACGCCAACGCCCACAAGGCGCTGCTCGACGAGCTGGCCTCGGAGATCTGA
- the atpE gene encoding F0F1 ATP synthase subunit C, with protein MYFAVLTNLAQVQSSTVLAVGIMIGLAALGAGLGLAIMAGKFLESAARQPELIPVLQVRMFITAGLIDAAFIISVAVGLLLAFANPTIAEFVARLPAVAG; from the coding sequence ATGTACTTTGCCGTCCTGACCAACCTCGCCCAAGTCCAGAGCTCCACCGTCCTCGCCGTCGGCATCATGATCGGCCTGGCCGCGCTGGGTGCCGGTCTCGGTCTGGCCATCATGGCCGGTAAGTTCCTGGAATCGGCTGCCCGCCAGCCGGAACTGATCCCGGTGCTGCAGGTCCGCATGTTCATCACCGCCGGCCTGATCGACGCCGCGTTCATCATCTCGGTCGCCGTCGGCCTGCTGCTGGCCTTCGCCAACCCGACCATCGCTGAATTCGTTGCGCGTCTGCCGGCTGTCGCGGGCTGA
- the atpB gene encoding F0F1 ATP synthase subunit A, whose amino-acid sequence MAGEALTPTSYIQHHLHNLTFHMQEGGFWAIHVDTIVTSVALGLLMVFGFWLATRKATAGVPGKWQAFVEICLEFVDRQAKDTYHGTSKLVTPIAITIFFWILLMNLIKMIPADFIALPLEALGVPYWKPVPTADVNATLGMSISVFFLMLFFALRSKGLGGFTKEFLTAPFGKWMMPFNLILNIVEWLSKPISLAMRLFGNMFGGEIVFLLIWVLGSAGIMGALAGGAFGLGWMLFHLLVIPLQAFIFMMLSIVYLSLSEDAH is encoded by the coding sequence ATGGCAGGCGAGGCGCTTACACCCACCTCCTACATCCAACATCACCTGCACAACCTGACGTTCCATATGCAGGAAGGTGGTTTCTGGGCTATTCACGTCGACACCATTGTGACTTCGGTCGCGCTGGGTTTGTTGATGGTGTTTGGCTTCTGGCTGGCCACCCGCAAGGCGACCGCCGGCGTCCCGGGCAAGTGGCAGGCGTTCGTGGAGATCTGCCTCGAGTTCGTCGACCGCCAGGCCAAGGACACCTACCACGGCACCAGCAAGCTGGTGACCCCGATCGCGATCACGATCTTCTTCTGGATCCTCCTGATGAACCTCATCAAGATGATCCCGGCCGACTTCATCGCCCTGCCGCTTGAAGCGCTGGGCGTGCCGTACTGGAAGCCGGTCCCCACCGCCGACGTCAATGCCACCCTGGGCATGTCGATCAGCGTGTTCTTCCTGATGCTGTTCTTCGCGCTGCGTTCCAAGGGCCTGGGTGGCTTCACCAAGGAATTCCTGACCGCGCCGTTCGGCAAGTGGATGATGCCGTTCAACCTGATCCTCAACATCGTCGAGTGGCTGAGCAAGCCGATTTCGCTGGCGATGCGACTGTTCGGCAACATGTTCGGCGGCGAAATCGTGTTCCTGCTGATCTGGGTGCTGGGCAGTGCCGGCATCATGGGCGCCCTCGCGGGCGGTGCCTTCGGCCTCGGCTGGATGCTGTTCCACCTGCTGGTGATTCCGCTGCAGGCATTCATCTTCATGATGCTGTCGATCGTGTACCTGAGCCTGTCGGAAGACGCTCACTGA